In one Uloborus diversus isolate 005 unplaced genomic scaffold, Udiv.v.3.1 scaffold_12, whole genome shotgun sequence genomic region, the following are encoded:
- the LOC129232387 gene encoding poly [ADP-ribose] polymerase tankyrase-2-like, which translates to MNSGGGRGADGELPSMSKRQSQDGEGQPPRRRRPEDGAASETDWFRRTALHRAALSGDTQRIRELLEGGWNTRARDLNGMTPLHLALLYEKEAAAELLADADCITDVVDFYKRTPLHLAAECGFVNVVRILLAGGANASAKDRSESTPLHFAVISRMEAAAEVLLEAAAECDGPDMEGRTPLHYAVREGLPRIVQSLLSRGARLKLKDRDGHCPLYLALWCRQDDVARVLLATHAWRNIEVHWEEMGLPQEQKERGVRLLSECEAEMREARVEGPASPSATSPTDTPPAWPNASPPPRPAGGGPGEEGPGGPLPALLPPPLPAPAHHLHRRPPRVPGGRRPEELRPGRRALVPGEKENKDQYLNCMNLLFLSVPEIVD; encoded by the exons ATGAACTCG GGGGGTGGCCGTGGAGCAGATGGGGAGCTGCCATCGATGTCCAAGCGTCAATCCCAAGATGGCGAAGGACAACCTCCCAG GAGACGCCggccggaggacggagctgcgtCGGAGACGGATTGGTTCAGGCGGACCGCGTTGCATCGTGCGGCATTGAGCGGAGACACGCAGAGGATCAGGGAGCTGCTGGAAGGAGGATGGAACACGAGGGCGAGGGATCTGAATGGAATGACGCCCCTCCACCTGGCCCTGTTGTATGAGAAGGAGGCCGCGGCGGAGTTGCTGGCGGACGCGGACTGCATCACGGATGTGGTGGATTTCTACAAGCGCACCCCTCTGCATCTCGCTGCCGAGTGTGGGTTCGTGAATGTCGTCCGTATCCTGCTCGCGGGAGGGGCGAATGCAAGTGCGAAAGACAGAAGTGAAAGCACGCCCCTCCATTTTGCCGTGATCTCTAGGATGGAGGCCGCGGCGGAGGTGCTGCTGGAGGCCGCCGCCGAATGCGACGGGCCGGACATGGAAGGCCGCACCCCCCTGCACTACGCTGTGAGAGAAGGTCTCCCGCGGATAGTTCAATCTTTGCTGTCGAGGGGTGCGCGTTTGAAGCTTAAAGATAGAGATGGACACTGTCCCCTGTACTTGGCCCTGTGGTGTAGACAAGACGATGTGGCGAGGGTGCTTCTGGCGACCCACGCCTGGAGGAATATCGAGGTACATTGGGAGGAGATGGGGCTCCCACAGGAGCAAAAGGAGCGCGGCGTCCGGCTGCTCTCCGAGTGCGAGGCCGAGATGAGGGAGGCCCGGGTGGAGGGTCCCGCCTCTCCCTCCGCGACCTCGCCCACCGACACCCCTCCCGCCTGGCCCAACGCCTCACCTCCTCCTCGTCCGGCTGGGGGAGGTCCGGGAGAGGAGGGCCCTGGAGGACCGCTTCCTGCGCTGCTTCCCCCTCCTCTGCCCGCCCCTGCCCACCACCTGCACCGACGTCCTCCTCGCGTGCCTGGCGGACGACGACCTGAGGAACTTCGCCCGGGCCGCAGAGCTCTAGTCcctggcgaaaaagaaaataaagatcaGTACTTGAACTGTATGAATCTTTTGTTTTTGAGTGTGCCCGAGATAGTTGACTGA